A portion of the Sandaracinobacteroides saxicola genome contains these proteins:
- a CDS encoding class I SAM-dependent methyltransferase: MTHPDIDLFRKIWKGGYYGGDPMHPINCREYGDLGLISVNNAVYRGLVLPNINPETVVVEIGPGRGAWTRGMLGAKFLYCLDVLSAEHNDFWAYVGEAAREKISYFEVSDASVSVVPDEAADFIFSFGAFCHIDPVLQNDYLKNLYRVAKPGAVGVIMFANFDKSNAALDNIGKLRAVPATLTGVNYSLRYNVGRLLSAWTKEGRQDKTDTTPRPGRFYHRDIDDFAAALETAGWNVIMPDVGLNHRDAIALFRKDR; the protein is encoded by the coding sequence ATGACTCACCCCGACATCGACCTGTTCCGCAAGATCTGGAAGGGAGGCTACTACGGCGGCGATCCGATGCACCCGATCAACTGCCGCGAATATGGTGATCTAGGTCTCATCTCCGTCAACAACGCCGTCTATCGCGGCCTTGTGCTGCCCAACATTAATCCCGAAACCGTCGTCGTCGAAATCGGACCGGGCCGCGGTGCCTGGACCCGCGGCATGTTGGGCGCAAAATTCCTTTATTGCCTCGATGTACTCAGCGCCGAGCATAATGATTTCTGGGCCTATGTCGGTGAAGCCGCCCGCGAGAAAATCAGCTATTTCGAGGTTTCGGACGCCTCGGTTTCCGTCGTTCCAGACGAGGCGGCCGACTTCATCTTCTCCTTCGGTGCCTTCTGCCACATCGATCCGGTGCTGCAGAACGACTATCTGAAAAACCTGTACCGTGTCGCCAAGCCGGGCGCGGTCGGCGTGATCATGTTTGCCAATTTCGACAAATCGAATGCCGCGCTCGACAATATCGGCAAACTTCGGGCGGTTCCGGCAACGCTTACAGGCGTCAACTACTCTTTGCGCTACAATGTCGGCCGCCTCCTGTCGGCGTGGACTAAGGAAGGCCGGCAGGACAAGACCGACACCACCCCGCGCCCCGGCCGCTTTTACCACCGCGACATCGACGATTTCGCCGCCGCCCTCGAAACCGCCGGTTGGAACGTCATCATGCCCGACGTCGGCCTCAACCACCGGGACGCCATCGCTCTCTTCCGCAAGGATCGATGA
- a CDS encoding class I SAM-dependent methyltransferase, whose protein sequence is MTHICKICGSTRLSFAFAETDPASGHRHESWQCANCGCQQTVGDIPQVSPDYVRLTADNLDAQHRYTQFEAKQNAFEQWRALLAERQVRGGNLLDIGCGVGSFLDVAREQGFETFGFDASAAHADAARTRHDKVRNATSFRDYEMLLGHPVPPLDAITMWDVFEHIRDPSALLAEVREALAPGGLFFVSVPARGLNRLKVRLASLRGRTPGLVPWEHVYYHTPQSLGMIFERNGLRVLDIAGVVPYCRPPSPAEHARRIIQGLISQSPFAVQIYALAQRA, encoded by the coding sequence ATGACCCACATCTGCAAAATCTGCGGCAGCACGCGGCTGTCCTTCGCCTTCGCCGAAACCGATCCCGCCAGCGGGCACCGCCACGAAAGCTGGCAATGTGCCAACTGCGGCTGCCAGCAGACCGTCGGCGACATACCCCAGGTTTCGCCGGATTATGTCCGCCTCACCGCCGACAATCTCGATGCGCAGCATCGCTACACGCAGTTCGAGGCCAAGCAGAACGCCTTCGAACAGTGGCGGGCCCTGCTGGCCGAACGCCAGGTGCGCGGCGGCAACCTCCTCGATATCGGCTGCGGCGTCGGCAGTTTCCTCGATGTCGCGCGTGAACAGGGCTTCGAAACCTTCGGCTTCGATGCCTCCGCAGCGCACGCCGACGCCGCGCGCACACGGCATGACAAGGTCCGCAACGCCACCAGTTTCAGAGATTATGAAATGCTGCTCGGCCACCCCGTGCCCCCCCTTGACGCAATCACCATGTGGGATGTGTTCGAACATATCCGCGACCCTTCGGCCCTGCTGGCCGAAGTCCGAGAAGCTCTTGCGCCCGGTGGGCTGTTCTTCGTGTCCGTGCCAGCGCGCGGCCTGAACCGGCTGAAGGTCCGACTCGCCTCCCTGCGCGGGCGCACGCCTGGTCTGGTGCCGTGGGAACATGTCTACTACCATACACCGCAATCGCTCGGCATGATTTTCGAACGCAACGGTCTGCGTGTGCTCGATATCGCCGGCGTCGTGCCCTACTGCCGTCCGCCATCGCCGGCCGAACATGCCCGCAGGATCATCCAAGGACTGATCAGCCAAAGCCCTTTCGCCGTCCAGATTTACGCTCTGGCGCAACGCGCATAA
- a CDS encoding GDP-mannose 4,6-dehydratase yields MKPVSLIIGATGQDGAYLARLLQARGHDVHGTSRAPETVSTSGLDTLGITLPLHGLDPTSPTAVAALLHHLGPARVFNLGGQSSVGQSFAEPIATLTSIVTATATLLEAIRTAAPAVRFYNAGSSESFGDTGGVPATADTPFRPLSPYGVAKASAAMLVRSYRESYGLFAVTGHLFNHESRLRPPRFVTAKIVHAAARIAAGSKETLSLGDLSIARDWGWAPEYVDAMARMLDQPEPADHVVCTGTSMTLEAFVAYAFDHFGLDWRAHVTTDPTLARPNELRSSRGNPDPAASALNWRATVHTQELVKTLCEGATASLKTAS; encoded by the coding sequence ATGAAACCCGTCTCGCTCATCATCGGTGCCACCGGCCAGGACGGCGCCTACCTCGCCCGTCTCCTCCAGGCCCGCGGTCACGATGTCCACGGCACCAGCCGCGCCCCCGAAACCGTCAGCACCAGCGGCCTGGACACGCTTGGCATCACCCTTCCCCTGCACGGCCTCGACCCCACCAGCCCCACCGCTGTCGCCGCCCTCCTCCATCATCTCGGCCCCGCCCGTGTCTTCAACCTCGGTGGCCAATCCTCCGTTGGCCAGTCCTTCGCCGAACCCATCGCCACCCTCACCTCTATCGTCACCGCTACCGCCACACTCTTGGAAGCCATCCGCACCGCCGCGCCCGCCGTCCGCTTCTACAACGCCGGCAGCAGCGAATCTTTTGGCGACACCGGCGGCGTCCCCGCCACCGCCGACACCCCCTTTCGCCCCCTCTCCCCCTATGGCGTCGCCAAGGCATCGGCCGCCATGCTCGTCCGCTCCTACCGCGAAAGCTATGGCCTGTTCGCCGTCACCGGCCACCTCTTCAACCATGAATCGCGCCTCCGCCCACCGCGCTTCGTCACCGCCAAGATCGTCCACGCCGCCGCCCGCATCGCCGCCGGCAGCAAGGAAACCCTCTCGCTCGGGGATCTCTCCATCGCCCGCGATTGGGGCTGGGCACCCGAATATGTCGATGCCATGGCCCGCATGCTCGACCAGCCCGAACCAGCCGATCACGTCGTCTGCACCGGAACCTCGATGACCCTCGAAGCGTTCGTGGCCTACGCCTTCGACCATTTCGGGCTGGACTGGCGCGCCCACGTCACCACCGATCCCACCCTCGCCCGCCCCAATGAACTGCGCAGCAGCCGCGGCAACCCCGATCCCGCTGCCTCTGCACTCAACTGGCGCGCCACCGTCCACACGCAGGAACTTGTCAAAACCCTGTGCGAGGGTGCCACCGCAAGCCTAAAGACCGCCTCATGA
- a CDS encoding glycosyltransferase family 4 protein: MNVGFDGIIFGLQRLGGISTYAWELLRRAADDDGVALTLGLPAALSSNRAAALAALAVTQARESLPVGLSRYLPHRLRQPVSHSTYYRSPLGGGKSVITAYDFVYERYRSGLARTVHSTQKRRACQAADIILCISENTRQDLLAACPAISPDRARVTPLAADTTAFYLPEGRRNDLQDHVVFVGQRAGYKRFDLAIAAVARSGLCLAIVGPDLTPDEQAILAAALPHRHRHLGRVTDPELRDIYAGAFAFLYPSDYEGFGLPILEAQACGCPAVVANRSSFPEVGGTAALYAAEQSAEAYATQLLSLADSATRAAVISAGLANAARFNWDRTYALTRAAWGDLA, from the coding sequence GTGAACGTCGGCTTCGACGGCATCATCTTCGGCCTGCAGCGGCTCGGGGGCATTTCCACCTATGCGTGGGAACTGCTGCGTCGTGCCGCCGATGATGATGGCGTCGCCCTCACCCTCGGCCTCCCCGCCGCGCTCTCCAGCAACCGCGCCGCGGCGCTCGCCGCGCTCGCCGTCACCCAGGCACGCGAAAGCCTCCCCGTCGGCCTGTCCCGCTACCTGCCGCACCGCCTGCGACAGCCGGTCAGCCACTCCACCTACTATCGCTCGCCCCTCGGCGGCGGCAAATCCGTCATTACCGCCTATGATTTCGTCTATGAACGCTACCGCAGCGGCCTGGCGCGTACCGTTCACAGCACCCAGAAACGCCGTGCCTGCCAGGCTGCTGACATCATCCTCTGCATCTCCGAAAACACCCGTCAGGACCTGCTGGCCGCCTGCCCCGCCATTTCGCCTGACCGTGCCCGTGTCACGCCCCTCGCCGCCGATACCACCGCCTTCTACCTGCCCGAAGGCCGCCGCAACGACCTTCAGGATCATGTCGTCTTCGTCGGCCAGCGCGCCGGCTACAAGCGCTTCGACCTCGCCATCGCCGCGGTCGCCCGATCCGGCCTTTGCCTCGCCATCGTCGGCCCCGACCTCACGCCCGACGAGCAAGCCATCCTCGCCGCCGCGCTGCCCCACCGCCACCGCCACCTCGGCCGCGTCACCGATCCCGAGCTGCGGGACATCTATGCCGGTGCCTTCGCCTTCCTCTACCCGTCGGACTATGAAGGCTTCGGCCTTCCCATCCTGGAGGCGCAGGCCTGCGGCTGCCCGGCGGTCGTCGCCAACCGCAGCAGCTTCCCCGAAGTCGGCGGCACCGCCGCGCTCTATGCCGCCGAGCAGTCCGCCGAAGCCTACGCGACGCAACTCCTCAGCCTTGCCGACAGCGCCACCCGCGCCGCCGTCATCAGCGCCGGCCTCGCCAATGCCGCCCGCTTCAACTGGGACCGGACCTACGCCCTCACCCGCGCCGCATGGGGTGATCTCGCATGA
- a CDS encoding UDP-glucuronic acid decarboxylase family protein: MLAAAKRVLITGGAGFLGSHLCDRLLADGADVLCVDNFFTGRKRNIEHLLDHPRFELMRHDVTLPLFVEVDEIYNLACPASPVQYQVNPVQTIKTSVHGAINMLGLAKRVRARIFQASTSEVYGDPEVHPQPESYWGRVNPIGPRACYDEGKRCAETLFFDYHRQHALEIKVARIFNTYGPRMDPNDGRVVSNFIVQALQNQPLTIFGDGTQTRSFCFASDLIEGFVRLMNSDAGLIGPVNLGNPGEFTMLELAEKVLALTGSRSRIEHRPLPTDDPRQRRPDIGLAGRELGWSPKVDLTEGLKATIAYFDALLAGDEQGARAA, encoded by the coding sequence ATGTTGGCAGCCGCCAAGCGGGTTTTGATTACCGGCGGCGCCGGCTTCCTCGGCTCCCACCTGTGCGACCGGCTGCTCGCCGACGGCGCCGACGTGCTCTGCGTCGACAATTTCTTCACCGGCCGCAAGCGCAACATCGAACATCTGCTCGATCACCCCCGCTTCGAACTGATGCGCCACGATGTTACCCTGCCCCTGTTCGTGGAGGTTGACGAAATCTACAATCTCGCCTGCCCGGCCTCCCCGGTCCAGTATCAGGTCAATCCGGTGCAGACCATCAAGACCAGTGTCCACGGCGCCATCAACATGCTGGGGCTCGCCAAGCGCGTCCGCGCCCGCATCTTCCAGGCCTCCACCTCCGAAGTCTATGGCGACCCCGAGGTGCACCCCCAGCCAGAAAGCTACTGGGGCCGCGTCAATCCCATCGGCCCGCGCGCCTGCTATGACGAGGGCAAACGCTGCGCCGAAACCCTGTTCTTCGATTACCACCGCCAGCATGCGCTGGAGATCAAGGTGGCGCGCATCTTCAACACCTACGGCCCGCGCATGGACCCCAACGACGGCCGCGTGGTCTCCAACTTCATCGTCCAGGCGCTGCAAAACCAGCCGCTCACCATCTTCGGGGATGGCACGCAAACGCGCAGCTTCTGCTTCGCTTCCGACCTCATCGAGGGCTTCGTCCGCCTGATGAACTCCGATGCCGGCTTGATCGGTCCGGTCAACCTCGGCAACCCCGGCGAATTCACCATGCTCGAACTCGCCGAAAAGGTGCTCGCGCTCACCGGCTCCCGTTCCCGGATCGAACACCGCCCGCTGCCGACCGACGACCCGCGGCAGCGCCGGCCGGACATCGGCCTCGCCGGCCGCGAGCTCGGCTGGAGCCCGAAGGTCGACCTGACCGAGGGTTTGAAAGCCACCATCGCCTATTTCGACGCACTGCTGGCTGGCGACGAACAAGGCGCGCGCGCCGCGTGA
- a CDS encoding heavy-metal-associated domain-containing protein, producing the protein MKSMMISLALLMVVPMAAAPTAAAEAVAGAQMVTLKVKGLVCDFCARSIEAMMKKRADVATVHVDLDKGEVHLRLKPGATLDDATARRLMLDAGFTVAAIERVPA; encoded by the coding sequence ATGAAGAGCATGATGATTTCGCTGGCGCTGCTGATGGTGGTGCCGATGGCCGCGGCTCCGACGGCGGCCGCCGAGGCTGTCGCCGGGGCACAGATGGTGACGCTGAAAGTGAAGGGGCTGGTGTGCGATTTCTGCGCGCGCAGCATCGAGGCGATGATGAAGAAGCGTGCCGATGTGGCGACGGTGCATGTCGATCTGGACAAGGGCGAGGTGCATCTGCGGCTGAAGCCGGGGGCGACGCTGGATGATGCCACGGCGCGTCGGTTGATGCTGGATGCCGGGTTCACGGTGGCGGCGATCGAGCGGGTGCCGGCGTGA
- the folK gene encoding 2-amino-4-hydroxy-6-hydroxymethyldihydropteridine diphosphokinase yields the protein MPFPRTRHATATTPVLLALGSNRPHGRHGPPPTVLRAAIAALAAAGVRVRATSRIRATAPLGPSSRTYANATLIVDWPGSPQALLALTQSIEQHFGRRRARRWAARVLDIDILAMGNLTLATSRLTLPHPALHLRAFVLDPLLEIAPRWRHPILNATIRALHARLHKPRAALMPRPRGAGS from the coding sequence ATGCCCTTCCCTAGGACCCGCCACGCCACCGCAACAACCCCCGTCCTGCTCGCGCTCGGCAGCAACCGCCCGCACGGGCGCCACGGTCCGCCGCCCACCGTGCTGCGCGCCGCCATCGCCGCCCTCGCTGCCGCCGGCGTGCGCGTCCGCGCCACCTCCCGCATCCGCGCCACCGCCCCGCTCGGCCCCTCCAGCCGCACCTACGCCAACGCCACACTCATCGTGGACTGGCCCGGCTCCCCCCAAGCCCTCCTCGCCCTCACCCAATCCATCGAGCAGCATTTCGGCCGCCGTCGCGCCCGCCGCTGGGCCGCCCGCGTGCTCGACATCGACATCCTGGCCATGGGCAACCTCACCCTTGCCACCTCCCGCCTCACCCTCCCCCACCCCGCGCTGCACCTACGTGCCTTCGTCCTCGATCCCCTGCTGGAGATCGCGCCGCGCTGGCGCCACCCCATCCTCAATGCGACCATCCGCGCCCTTCACGCCCGCTTGCACAAACCCCGCGCCGCGCTTATGCCCCGCCCTCGCGGTGCGGGCTCGTAG
- a CDS encoding uracil-DNA glycosylase — MIVPGLPHDPAFDCPRCPRLVAYRAVMASRYPGGHNGAVPSWGDPAAWLAIVGLAPGAGGANRTGRPFTGDMAGDLLFAGLAAAGLTEGVNGGHAGDGFALKGAIITNAVHCVPPENKPSVAEIHACRPFLEANLRALPGLRVVLALGQIAHQSAVKALGGRLPKARFAHGAVHRMPSGVVLVDSYHPSRYNQNTGRITAAMFAEAVATCVQAGRPNRA; from the coding sequence ATGATTGTTCCTGGCCTGCCGCACGATCCGGCGTTCGATTGTCCGCGTTGCCCGCGGCTGGTGGCGTATCGCGCCGTGATGGCGTCGCGCTATCCGGGCGGGCATAACGGCGCGGTGCCGAGCTGGGGTGATCCGGCGGCCTGGCTGGCGATCGTGGGGCTGGCGCCGGGCGCGGGGGGCGCGAACCGGACGGGGCGGCCGTTCACCGGGGACATGGCGGGCGACCTGCTGTTCGCGGGGCTGGCGGCGGCGGGTCTGACCGAAGGGGTGAATGGTGGGCATGCGGGCGACGGCTTTGCGCTGAAGGGGGCGATCATCACCAACGCGGTGCATTGCGTGCCGCCGGAGAACAAGCCCAGCGTGGCGGAAATCCATGCCTGCCGGCCGTTTCTGGAGGCCAATCTGCGCGCCTTGCCGGGGCTGCGGGTGGTGCTGGCGCTGGGGCAAATCGCGCATCAATCGGCGGTGAAGGCGCTGGGCGGGCGGTTGCCGAAGGCGCGGTTCGCGCATGGCGCGGTGCACCGGATGCCAAGTGGGGTGGTGCTGGTGGATAGCTATCATCCGAGCCGGTATAACCAGAATACCGGGCGGATCACGGCGGCGATGTTCGCAGAGGCGGTGGCGACGTGTGTTCAGGCGGGCAGGCCAAACCGGGCATAG
- a CDS encoding RES family NAD+ phosphorylase has protein sequence MNPPTPADFRPYAGLAWRLVEGQHRISTNRLTDSGADQARLETLLESAKPHLPAAAQHLPWLLASPFRYGHASASRFRAAHEKPGIFYAADNAVTPIWESAYHRLRFFARAPGATPPTGAVDHSLFNVPIRTDRLLDLTLPPFDKERWTHPDDYAPTQAFAAQARSIATAALRAPSARHPGGITLPILDPAVFIGPPSIAESWSFRHEGDTIVAIPAFPSTRLLRFTYARFGLPA, from the coding sequence GTGAATCCGCCCACCCCCGCCGATTTCCGCCCCTATGCCGGCCTCGCCTGGCGCCTGGTGGAGGGGCAGCACCGCATCTCCACCAACCGCCTGACCGACAGCGGCGCCGATCAGGCCCGCCTCGAAACCCTCCTCGAATCCGCCAAGCCCCACCTGCCCGCTGCCGCGCAACACCTCCCCTGGCTGCTCGCTTCCCCCTTCCGCTACGGTCACGCCAGCGCCTCCCGCTTCCGCGCCGCGCATGAAAAACCGGGCATCTTCTACGCCGCGGACAACGCCGTCACGCCGATCTGGGAAAGCGCCTACCACCGCCTGCGCTTCTTCGCCCGCGCCCCCGGCGCCACACCCCCCACCGGCGCGGTGGACCACAGCCTCTTCAACGTGCCCATCCGCACCGACCGCCTGCTCGATCTCACCCTGCCCCCGTTCGACAAGGAACGCTGGACCCACCCCGACGACTACGCCCCCACCCAGGCCTTCGCCGCCCAGGCCCGCAGCATCGCCACCGCCGCCCTCCGCGCCCCATCGGCCCGCCACCCCGGCGGCATCACGCTCCCCATCCTCGACCCCGCGGTCTTCATCGGCCCGCCCAGCATCGCCGAAAGCTGGAGCTTCCGCCACGAAGGCGACACAATCGTGGCCATCCCCGCCTTCCCCAGCACCCGGCTGCTGCGCTTCACCTATGCCCGGTTTGGCCTGCCCGCCTGA
- a CDS encoding antitoxin Xre/MbcA/ParS toxin-binding domain-containing protein — protein MPFSVAEAPTPFIHSRPRSADDALISRAVARVAAFWHLTNAQLGAILGLSPASVSRLRAGAYTVKPGEKPFELALLLTRLFRSLDAFMGSDDAAARAWLATPNLDLGARPLDLLPSITGLIRVADYVDDHRARV, from the coding sequence ATGCCTTTTTCTGTCGCCGAAGCCCCCACCCCCTTCATCCACAGCCGCCCCCGCTCGGCCGATGACGCCCTCATCAGCCGTGCCGTCGCCCGCGTCGCCGCCTTCTGGCATCTCACCAACGCCCAGCTCGGTGCCATCCTCGGCCTCTCGCCCGCCAGCGTCTCCCGCCTCCGTGCTGGCGCCTATACCGTCAAGCCCGGCGAAAAACCCTTCGAGCTCGCCCTCCTCCTCACCCGCCTGTTCCGCAGCCTCGACGCCTTCATGGGCAGCGACGATGCCGCCGCCCGCGCCTGGCTCGCCACCCCCAACCTCGATCTCGGCGCCCGCCCGCTCGATCTCCTCCCCAGCATCACCGGCCTGATCCGCGTCGCCGACTATGTCGACGACCACCGCGCGCGGGTGTGA
- the aguB gene encoding N-carbamoylputrescine amidase: protein MSKTVTVAALQRAYSGERDADIAATAALARQAAAEGAQIILPSELFEGHYFCTAQDEAIFATAAPLATHPAVEAMREVARTEQVYIPASFYERDGHHYYNSIAMIDDQGAVMGTYRKSHIPDGPGYMEKFYFRPGNSGFKVWETRHATIGVGICWDQWYPETARAMMLMGAELLFFPTAIGNEPHDPELDTRRLWVRAMVGHAVSNVVPVIAANRTGTENAGTPREAHFYGNSFIADHRGDMAAELGTAQEGVITATFNLDQIARHRAAFGFFRDRRPNLYGRLSEDR, encoded by the coding sequence ATGAGCAAAACCGTGACCGTCGCCGCCCTGCAGCGCGCCTACAGTGGGGAGCGCGACGCCGACATCGCCGCCACCGCCGCCCTCGCCCGCCAGGCCGCCGCTGAGGGCGCGCAGATCATCCTTCCCTCCGAACTGTTCGAAGGCCATTATTTCTGCACCGCGCAGGACGAGGCCATCTTTGCCACCGCCGCGCCGCTCGCCACCCACCCCGCGGTCGAGGCGATGCGCGAGGTCGCCCGTACCGAACAGGTCTACATCCCCGCCAGTTTTTACGAGCGCGACGGCCACCATTATTACAACAGCATCGCCATGATCGACGACCAGGGCGCCGTTATGGGCACCTACCGCAAAAGCCACATCCCCGATGGGCCGGGCTACATGGAAAAATTCTATTTCCGCCCCGGCAACAGCGGCTTCAAGGTCTGGGAAACCCGCCACGCCACCATCGGCGTCGGCATCTGCTGGGACCAATGGTATCCCGAAACCGCCCGTGCCATGATGCTGATGGGCGCCGAACTGCTGTTCTTCCCCACCGCCATCGGCAACGAACCGCATGACCCCGAGCTCGACACGCGCAGATTGTGGGTCCGCGCCATGGTCGGCCATGCCGTCTCCAATGTCGTCCCCGTCATCGCCGCCAACAGGACCGGCACCGAAAACGCCGGCACCCCGCGCGAAGCCCATTTCTACGGCAACAGCTTCATCGCCGACCACCGCGGCGACATGGCCGCCGAACTCGGCACCGCCCAAGAAGGCGTCATCACCGCCACCTTCAACCTCGACCAGATCGCCCGCCACCGCGCCGCCTTCGGCTTCTTCCGCGACCGAAGACCGAACCTCTACGGCCGCTTGTCAGAGGATCGCTGA
- a CDS encoding agmatine deiminase family protein, whose translation MIFPAEWAPQRALWTAWPSDADLWRDDLTPARLEVARMAKALAPHVALHIVCAHDEALACARDSLGGAASVHKIPFGDIWLRDTAPLFRTASDALAFTFNGWGGKYNLPFDNSLAEGIALAAGVPLTRHPMVLEGGAIDGDGTGLCVTTEQCLLNPNRNPAMTRADIEATLAETLGFTRILWLGDGLLNDHTDGHVDNLARFVAPNTLALPVATADDPNADVIADARARAHDFGVTVVDIPSVGQLEVDGEALPASYMNFVIANRAVVVPTYGAPNDQAAVAAIAALFPNHSVTGHRANHILTGGGSFHCITQQVPA comes from the coding sequence ATGATCTTTCCCGCCGAATGGGCGCCGCAGCGCGCGCTCTGGACCGCCTGGCCCTCCGATGCCGACCTCTGGCGCGACGACCTCACCCCTGCCCGCCTCGAAGTGGCGCGCATGGCAAAGGCGCTGGCGCCCCATGTCGCGCTCCACATCGTCTGCGCGCATGACGAGGCACTCGCCTGCGCCCGCGATTCGCTGGGCGGCGCCGCCAGCGTCCACAAAATCCCCTTCGGCGACATCTGGCTGCGCGACACCGCACCCCTCTTCCGCACCGCCAGCGACGCGCTCGCCTTCACCTTCAACGGCTGGGGCGGCAAATATAACCTGCCGTTCGACAACAGCCTCGCCGAGGGGATCGCGCTCGCCGCCGGCGTGCCGCTCACCCGCCATCCCATGGTGCTCGAAGGCGGCGCCATCGACGGCGACGGCACCGGGCTTTGCGTCACCACCGAACAATGCCTGCTCAACCCCAACCGCAACCCCGCCATGACCCGCGCCGACATCGAAGCCACGCTTGCCGAAACCCTCGGCTTCACCCGCATCCTCTGGCTCGGCGATGGTCTCCTCAACGACCATACCGACGGCCATGTCGACAATCTCGCCCGCTTCGTCGCCCCGAACACCCTTGCCCTGCCGGTCGCCACCGCCGACGACCCCAATGCCGACGTCATCGCGGACGCCCGGGCGCGGGCGCATGATTTCGGCGTGACCGTGGTGGACATCCCCTCCGTCGGACAGCTGGAGGTCGACGGCGAAGCGCTCCCTGCCAGCTACATGAACTTCGTCATCGCCAACCGCGCAGTCGTCGTGCCCACCTATGGCGCGCCCAACGATCAGGCCGCCGTCGCCGCGATCGCCGCGCTGTTCCCGAACCACAGCGTCACCGGCCACCGCGCCAACCATATCCTGACTGGTGGCGGCAGCTTCCACTGCATCACCCAACAGGTGCCCGCATGA
- a CDS encoding ABC transporter ATP-binding protein, with protein MLTAHKLHLNLGGTPVLHGLTAAFTPGRITVILGPNGAGKSSLLACLAGLTPPTSGRLTLDDQPISSLGPRDRARRIGLLPQVAELHWNISVAALVALGRLPHAGRFGLTAADHAAIAAALAATDTAHLAARPALNLSGGERARVLLARVLAGQPRWLLADEPLASLDPAHALDILGHLRASADAGTGVVLVLHDLAQAARIADDVLLMRAGRIAAHGPATAVLTPEALGPAYGVTLSDNLTPLARLR; from the coding sequence ATGCTCACCGCGCACAAGCTACACCTCAACCTCGGCGGCACCCCGGTGCTGCACGGTCTCACCGCCGCTTTCACCCCCGGCCGCATCACCGTCATCCTCGGCCCCAACGGCGCCGGCAAAAGCAGCCTGCTCGCCTGCCTCGCCGGCCTCACGCCCCCCACCAGCGGCCGTCTCACCCTCGACGACCAGCCGATCTCAAGCCTCGGCCCGCGGGATCGTGCCCGCCGCATCGGCCTCCTCCCCCAGGTCGCCGAACTCCACTGGAACATCAGCGTCGCGGCACTGGTGGCGCTGGGCCGCCTGCCCCACGCCGGCCGTTTCGGCCTCACTGCCGCCGACCATGCCGCCATCGCCGCCGCGCTCGCCGCCACCGATACCGCCCACCTCGCCGCCCGCCCGGCGCTGAACCTGTCCGGCGGCGAGCGGGCGCGCGTCCTCCTCGCCCGCGTGCTCGCCGGACAACCCCGCTGGCTGCTCGCCGACGAACCGCTCGCCAGCCTCGATCCCGCCCATGCGCTGGACATCCTGGGTCACCTGCGCGCCAGCGCGGACGCCGGCACCGGCGTCGTCCTCGTCCTGCATGATCTCGCCCAGGCCGCCCGCATCGCTGACGACGTGCTCTTGATGCGTGCTGGCCGCATCGCCGCCCACGGCCCCGCCACCGCCGTCCTGACCCCCGAGGCCCTCGGCCCGGCCTATGGCGTCACCCTCTCCGACAACCTCACCCCGCTCGCCCGGCTGCGGTAG